From the genome of Candidatus Competibacteraceae bacterium:
TATCCGGCCCGCGCGGGCTGGATGGGCTGGATTTTGTGCTGAACAACCTGGCCAAGGAAGCGGCTTACCGGTCGCTGCCAGTGATCCTGCTCAGCTCCGGCGAGCCGCGCTGCCGGGAACTGGCGGACGCCAGCGATGGCCGCATCGTCTGCATGACGAAGCCACTCAAGCGCCGGGAGCTGTGGGTGGCGGTCGACTACCTGTTGGCCTACATCCGCGGCGAACGGCGCGCCGATCCGCTGAGCCGAGCCCCTCCCAGCCAGCATCCCCACGATCTTTCGAAGCAGGACGGTCTATCCATTCTCATGGCCGAGGATTCGCGCGAAAACACCATGCTGATCCGGGCCTACCTTAAACAGACACCGCACCGGCTGGAGGTTACGGAAAACGGGGCGCTGGCGCTCGATCTGTTCAAGCGGAACACCTACGATCTGGTATTCATGGACGTGCAAATGCCGGTCATGGATGGGTACACCGCAACCCGGCTGATCCGCGAATGGGAGCGCGAACAGCAACGCTCGCCGGTTCCCATCGTCGCGCTAACCGCCAATGCCCTGAAGGAAGACGAGCAGCGCAGCCTGGACGCCGGCTGCACCGCCCATCTCACCAAGCCCATCCGCAAGGGGATATTCCTGGCGGCGCTGGAGCAGTTCCTGCGCCCGCCGCCGGCTTGAAGCGGCGGGTCAGTTGACTTCTCAAGGCTCTCTGGCCTTGGCCGGCGCGGTGGGTTGCGCGGCGGCGGCCTGGCCCAGACCCCGTGCCACCGTGCTGTTACCGAGAAAGCCGAAGATGGCCGCCGCCGCCGGCAGCGAAGCACCGGATTCGCCACCCTCCACCAGCACGCTCGGCACCTTGACCGCGTCGGGGTTGGCCGCAATGAACGCCAGCACCTCCTTGACCATCGCCAACTGGTAGGTTAGCTCCCGGCCCAACACCTCGGCCTGGACCTGCTGGCCAGTGGCGATTTCCCGCAAGCGCAGTTTCTCGCCCTCGCCGCGCAACTGCGCCGCCGTGCGATCCTGCCGAGCCACCTCGACCTGAATTTCCGCCCGTACCAGTTCCGGCTGCTGTTCGGCGGTGGCGCGGGCCTTTTCGGTCTTGATCCGCTCTTCCTGTGCCTGCTGTTCCTTCTGGAAGGTCGTAATCATCTGCTGGGCCAGTTGCTCGCGCTTGCGGGCCAGCAGCAGTTCGGGCGGGATCACCGGATCGCCGAAGCGCACCTCGCGGATCGACACCCCGGCGTTGCGCGCCTCGGGAATCAGCGCATCCAGCACCGCCTGTTCCAACCGCGGCCGCTTATCCTGCAAATCCAGCACCCGGCGCACGCTTTGCAGATGGTCGCCATCCTGACCGTCCGCGACCGGCGCCGTGGACCCGGTGACGTTGCGCACGATACTGCGCACGGTCGGGGTGATGATCTTGTCCTCGACCGCCTGCAAATCGCCCACCGACGCCACCACGAACGGCGCGTCCTCCGGCGTGACCTGGGCCAGTACCCGCAGATCCTGCGGGATCTCCCAGCCCTCGACCCGCAACAACACCGCGTTGTCGGCGGCGCTCCGCGGCGTCACGATCTCCTCCCGCTCGGCGGTCTGCTCGATCTGCCCGTTCTGATTCAGGGTCAGGTTGATCCGCCGCCGGGCGTACCCGCCCTGGTACTGCCAGGTCTGGATGCGGGTATCCACCAATGCAACCTCGTAAGCGCGCCGGTTGAGGTAATAGGTGCCGGGAAGCAACGGCTCGTTCCAGACCCCGCGGCACCCCTTGGGCACCAGCGGAATCGACTGCTTGGCGGTACGCTCATCGCGCACCGGCCGGCAAGCGTCATCCGGCTTCTGCTGCACGTTCGACTTGATCACCGCCACGAAACCGGCGGGAATCGAAGTGGCTCGAAACAGATCTTCCTTGACGTAGACATCAAACAGGTATTGATTCAGCCGGTAGCGGCCCGGCTTCAACACCGTCAGTTGCGGCCCCTTCTGACCCCGACCCTCGCTCAGAAAATAGTGAGCGTCGAGCATTTTCTGTTCGTCGGGCCAGGCATCGGCCAGAAACTGATCCGCCCGCAGCGGCAGGCCGTCACGAGCAACCAGATAGCCGTAACGGCCGTCCGGGATCATCGTCACCGACGACTGCTCGACTTCGTACAGCAGGTTCAGCAGCGGTTTGAAATGGAAGCCGGGACCAAGAATCTCCGCTTGGGGACCGGATTCGCCATCCATGGCGATGATGTGGCCGGGCGGCAATTGCTTGAGCCCGTAGATCAGTTTCAGATGACCGACCTTGTCCTGATCGATGATCACGAACGAGGTCATCAGAATCATGAACACCGCCGCGAGCGACAGGGCGAAGCGCGTGCCGCTTCTGAGCCAGTCCAGCGACAGCGTCTTGCCGCCGCGGGTGGTCCGGGTTTCCGGGATCAGACGCGGCACGAAGATCGCGCCGAGCGCGAACAGGATGATCAACAGCAATAGGGTCATCATTCATCTCTTCGATCATGGAAAGGCAAGTCAGGCCTGTGAGCGGCGGGCCGGCTCTTCCTCCAGCGTCGCCTGCTCCTCGTCGCTGAACAGGCGCGAACGGGTCAAAAAGCGCAATCCTTCCGGTCCTTCCAGCGAAAACATACCGCCCCGTCCGGGCACGACATCGATAATCAACTGGGTATGTTTCCAATACTCAAACTGGGCGGCGCTCATGTAGAACGGGCAATCGCCGATCTCGCCCAAGCGCACATCGCCATCGCCGACCAGCAGTTCGCCTTCCGGGTAGCACATCGGCGCGCTGCCGTCACAGCAGCCGCCGGATTGGTGAAACATCAGCGGGCCATGCTTGGCCTTGAGCCGGGCGATCAAATCCAAGGCGGCTTCGGTCGCCAGTACGCGGGAAACGCTTGCCACTGATCCCTCCTTCACCCCGAGCAAGGTGGCCAATATAGGGCGGACCGAGCGTTGTCAGCCCGCCGAGATGGTCGCGCTGGCGGCGAATTGATTTTGCCAATCCGCCGGCGTGATGTGTCGAGAGCGAAGGATATCGGCGCCACGGTTTGATTTTAGAAGAACCCCATGGCCTTGGGGTTGTAGCTGACCAGGAGGTTCTTGGTCTGCTGATAGTGGTCCAGCATCATCCGGTGGTTTTCCCGCCCGATCCCGGATTGCTTGTAGCCCCCGAACGCGGCGTGCGCCGGATAGAGGTGATAGCAGTTGGTCCACACCCGCCCGGCCTTGATGCCGCGTCCCATCCGGTAGGCGATATTCATATCGCGGCTCCACACCCCGGCGCCCAGCCCGTACAGCGTGTCGTTGGCGATGGCCAGCGCGTCCGCCGCGTCCTTGAAGGGGGTCACCGCCAGCACCGGCCCGAAGATTTCCTCCTGGAACAACCGCATCCGGTTCTGCCCCAGAAACACGGTCGGCTGCACGTAGTAGCCGTTGCGCAGTTCCCCACCCAGTTCGACCCGCTGCCCGCCGGTCAGACACTCCGCGCCTTCCTGGCGGCCGACGTCCAGGTAGCTGAGGATTTTCTCCAACTGCTCGGAAGAGGCCTGGGCACCGATCATGGTGTCGGTATCGAGCGGATGGCCTTGCTTGACCGCTTTCACTCGCTGGATCGCCCGCTCCATGAAGCGGTCATAGCCGGATTCCTGAATCAGCGCCCGCGAGGGACAGGTGCAGACTTCGCCCTGATTCAGGGCGAACATGGTGAAACCTTCCAGGGACTTGTCGAAGAACTCGTCGTCCTGGGCGCACACATCGGCGAAGAAAACGTTGGGCGATTTGCCGCCCAGTTCCAGTGTGACCGGAATCAGATTCTGCGAGGCGTACTGCATGATCAGTCGCCCGGTGGTGGTCTCGCCGGTAAAAGCGATCTTGGCGATACGCTTGTTGCTGGCCAGGGGTTTGCCGGCTTCCAGGCCGAAGCCGTTGACCACGTTGAGGACGCCGGGCGGCAGTAGATCCTGAATCAGTTCCATCAGCACCAGAATCGACACGGGCGTCTGTTCGGCGGGTTTCAGCACCACGCAGTTGCCGGCGGCCAAGGCTGGCGCCAGTTTCCAGACCGCCATCAGGATCGGGAAATTCCAGGGGATGATCTGGCCGACCACGCCCAGCGGTTCGTGGAAGTGATAGGCGACGGTGTCGTCGTCGATTTCCGACAGGGTGCCTTCCTGGGCGCGAATGCAACCGGCGAAATAGCGGAAGTGGTCGATGGCCAGCGGCAGGTCGGCGGCCAGGGTTTCCCGCACCGACTTGCCGTTATCCCAGGTTTCCGCCACTGCCAGCATCTCCAGATGGGCTTCCATGCGATCGGCGATGCGGTTGATCCGGTTGGCCCGTTCCGCGACGGCGGTGCGGCCCCAAGCGTCGGCGGCGGCATGGGCGGCGTCCAGCGCCAGCTCAATATCCTCGGCACTGGACCGGGGGATCTCGCAAAACGCCTGGCCGGTGACCGGACTGATATTTTCGAAATATTCGCCCTTCACGGGCGCGACCCATTGGCCGCCGATGAAGTTTTGGTAGCGGGGTTTGAAAGTAATCTTGGAGCCGGATTGGCCGGGACTGGCATATAACATGGGAGCACCTCCTGACAATTGGTGGTTGCGGCAACGTGCTTGGGCATTGCCGTCTTCTCCAGGCGGTGAGCCAGGATCGTATCGATCCTGCTTGGCTCCCGCCTTCCGTAAGGGTAGACCCTGCCTGGAGAAATACCGCATGAGGCATTCCAAACCGGCTTCCGGCTTCGGCACGGGATTGCGCCGACTTGGCGCGGCATCGGCACCGCAAGTACCGGGTCGATGTCAGTCGCTGATTCTCCTCGCCCGCATCCGGAGAATCGCCCTATGCCGCCTTGAAGAATTGCACCCGCACATCGCGCGGCGCGGCGTGATAAGGCGCGGAGGTCGCGATCATCGCCGCTCCGGAAGCGACATAATCGGCGGCGTTCTCCACGCGTACTCCGCCGGCGGCGACCAGTACCGGATGTAATCCATCGGTTTCCAGCCGTGTTCGACAGGCGCTTAACCCAGCGGGCGTGAACTTCTCCAGTTGCAAAACATCGGCTCCCGCGCGCGCCCAGGTCAACGCCTCGTCCGTCGAGACGACCTCCACCACGATCTTCTTTTCCGGTTGACGATTTCGCAATCGGGCAACGGTCGCGCTGGGCGGCTCGTCGAGAAACAGGCGATGCTCGGCAAACACCAGCAGGGTTTCCGACAGGCCGAGCCGATGCGCGATCGCGCCGCCGGCCTGGATCGCCTTGATCGACAGCGCCTTGGTCCCCGGCGTGTTCTTGCGGGTGCAAGCGACGGGAACCGGCGTGGCGGCCCGCACCAGAGCCGCCGCGCCGCTGGCGATACCGCTAGCCCATTCCATCAAGGTCTGCGCGGTCTTCCACGCCCGGTGTAGGGCGTCCGCCGGCCCTTCCGCGCTCAGCAGCAAGGCATCGCTCTCTACCGCGGCGCCCGAGGGAATTACCAGACGGGCACTGGCTCCAGTCAGCGCGAACAGACGCACGGCCTCTTCAACACCACAGACGGTCATCGCGCCACGGGCATGAAACTCCAGACGACCCGGTCGTCCTCGCAAAGCTAGCGATTCGGTGGTCAGATCGCCAAACGGGACGTCTTCGGCCAGCAAACGGCTCAGGGCTTCATCGGATAGGGCGCATGAGTACATACGGTCAGTCATCCTTTTGGGCAGCTTTCAGATTGGGCGGATCAAAGCGAGGACTTGCCTTGCACCCGTATCGATTCAACCCAGCAGCGCCACTGCCTTGATCTGCGCCCACAGCGCTCTACCGGGCGTCACGCCCAGATGATCGAGGGAGTAGCGGGTGATACGGGCGATGAGAGCTGTGCCGCCGGCATCCATCTGAACCAGCACATGGGCCGGCGTATCGGCATCGGCTACCTCGGTCACGGTGGCGGGTAACAGGTTGGCGATGCTGGTCCCTTCGGCGCGGGTGAGCGACAGGCTCACGTCGCGGGCATGAACGCGGAACCGCAGCCGGCGCCCCAGCGCCTCCGGGCGGCGGGCAACCACCACGCTGCCCCCGGTAAAATCCAGCCGGGTCAAGTGGTAGACTTCATTATGGTCCGCCACCACCGCCTCGATGACCACCCCGGCATCTTCGGTAAAGGCGGTCGGTAGATCAAGTCGCGCCAGAGTCTCTCGCAAGCCACCCGCGGCCACCACGCGGCCTTCGGCCAGCAGCACCACATGATCCGCCAGTCGGGCTATTTCATCGGGTACGTGGCTGACGTAGAACACCGGAATTTCCAACTCGTCGTGCAGACGCTCCAGATAGGGCAGGATTTCGCTTTTCCGTTTCAGATCCAGCGCGGCCAGCGGTTCGTCCATCAGCAACAGTTCCGGGCTGGTCGCCAGTGCGCGGGCGATGGCGACCCGCTGGCGCTCGCCCCCGGAAAGCCGGTCGGGCATCCGGTCGAGCAGATGTCCAATGCCCAGCAATTCCACCGCCTGATCCAGCGATACCTTATGCCCGCCGTTCACCCGCTTTCGCCCGTAGTCCAGATTCTTCCGCACCGACAGATGTGGAAACAGGCTGGCTTCCTGGAACACATAACCCAGTGGCCGGCGATGGGTGGGCCGGCAAATGCCGCGCGCGTCGTCCTGCCAGACCTCGCCCTTGAACTTCAGCGCGCCGACACTTTGCCGCTCCAGTCCGGCCAGGCAGCGCAGCAAGGTGGTCTTGCCCGAGCCGGAATGCCCGAACAGCGCGGTGACGCCGCGACCGGGCAGGCACAGCTCGACATCCAGGGTAAACCCCGGCCAGATTACCCGAAAGCGGGCATGGATCGCCTCGTCGGATATCATTTCCAAGCGCTCGTCCCCTTGCGGGAGTAAAGAACCAGCAGCACCAGAAAA
Proteins encoded in this window:
- a CDS encoding DUF779 domain-containing protein — encoded protein: MASVSRVLATEAALDLIARLKAKHGPLMFHQSGGCCDGSAPMCYPEGELLVGDGDVRLGEIGDCPFYMSAAQFEYWKHTQLIIDVVPGRGGMFSLEGPEGLRFLTRSRLFSDEEQATLEEEPARRSQA
- a CDS encoding aldehyde dehydrogenase family protein, coding for MLYASPGQSGSKITFKPRYQNFIGGQWVAPVKGEYFENISPVTGQAFCEIPRSSAEDIELALDAAHAAADAWGRTAVAERANRINRIADRMEAHLEMLAVAETWDNGKSVRETLAADLPLAIDHFRYFAGCIRAQEGTLSEIDDDTVAYHFHEPLGVVGQIIPWNFPILMAVWKLAPALAAGNCVVLKPAEQTPVSILVLMELIQDLLPPGVLNVVNGFGLEAGKPLASNKRIAKIAFTGETTTGRLIMQYASQNLIPVTLELGGKSPNVFFADVCAQDDEFFDKSLEGFTMFALNQGEVCTCPSRALIQESGYDRFMERAIQRVKAVKQGHPLDTDTMIGAQASSEQLEKILSYLDVGRQEGAECLTGGQRVELGGELRNGYYVQPTVFLGQNRMRLFQEEIFGPVLAVTPFKDAADALAIANDTLYGLGAGVWSRDMNIAYRMGRGIKAGRVWTNCYHLYPAHAAFGGYKQSGIGRENHRMMLDHYQQTKNLLVSYNPKAMGFF
- the modD gene encoding ModD protein gives rise to the protein MYSCALSDEALSRLLAEDVPFGDLTTESLALRGRPGRLEFHARGAMTVCGVEEAVRLFALTGASARLVIPSGAAVESDALLLSAEGPADALHRAWKTAQTLMEWASGIASGAAALVRAATPVPVACTRKNTPGTKALSIKAIQAGGAIAHRLGLSETLLVFAEHRLFLDEPPSATVARLRNRQPEKKIVVEVVSTDEALTWARAGADVLQLEKFTPAGLSACRTRLETDGLHPVLVAAGGVRVENAADYVASGAAMIATSAPYHAAPRDVRVQFFKAA
- the modC gene encoding molybdenum ABC transporter ATP-binding protein, translated to MISDEAIHARFRVIWPGFTLDVELCLPGRGVTALFGHSGSGKTTLLRCLAGLERQSVGALKFKGEVWQDDARGICRPTHRRPLGYVFQEASLFPHLSVRKNLDYGRKRVNGGHKVSLDQAVELLGIGHLLDRMPDRLSGGERQRVAIARALATSPELLLMDEPLAALDLKRKSEILPYLERLHDELEIPVFYVSHVPDEIARLADHVVLLAEGRVVAAGGLRETLARLDLPTAFTEDAGVVIEAVVADHNEVYHLTRLDFTGGSVVVARRPEALGRRLRFRVHARDVSLSLTRAEGTSIANLLPATVTEVADADTPAHVLVQMDAGGTALIARITRYSLDHLGVTPGRALWAQIKAVALLG